A single Triticum dicoccoides isolate Atlit2015 ecotype Zavitan chromosome 2A, WEW_v2.0, whole genome shotgun sequence DNA region contains:
- the LOC119357014 gene encoding uncharacterized protein LOC119357014 has product MMEWLVGLGVEMERSDMSLSVSTQSDGGGGGCEWGNGNGISSLLAQKANILKISFWRMVRDIFKFKNDALTYLEYQEHNPDLDRTETLGQFIQSQGYSLLFQEAYLIPVCAGLWSSSSEGVLSLSAFFVLSFFRNHDLLQLFRYPQLPTVKARSHSFVDKVKGALESMGCRIKTSCRVKSVSSFGGAGYRVLENDGSEETYDSVILGIHAPNALKVLGAEATHDELKVLGACQYVQRDTYLHRDQNLMPRNSSAWSAWNFLGTTSRGFSVTYWLNHIQKIESIRPFLVTLNPPCVPDHVLLKWSTSLPVLSVAAAKAYLQLDQIQGKRGIWFCGAYQSHGFHEDGLKAGKAAAQGLLGKKCELVLNPKPMIPSWTEAGARLLVARFFNQYVSIGNLTFVEEGGNVFSFGKACDKCRVKSVLRVHNPLFYWKVATEGNLGLAEAYINGCFSFLDKREGLLNFLLILIANRDARRSSRIAGNRGRWTPLHVIARFAYAKYFLGQASRKNTMTQSRRNISQHYDLSNEFFSLFMDKSMTYSCAIFKTENESLEAAQERKLSLLIEKAKVERGHHVLDIGFGWGSLAIQVVKQTGCKYTGVTLSEEQLKYAEGKAREAGLEDHITFLLCDYRKIPPCKYDAIISICMIEHVGHEYLGEFFACCESYLAEDGIMALQFISVPDERYEQYRRKPDFIKEYIFPGGCLPSLSRVMSAMTTSSRFSIEHVENIGPHYYTTLMCWMDNYTANRDKILALGFDEKFMRIWEYYLIFSAACMKARALGDYQVVLSRPGNRRLDQPLAKA; this is encoded by the exons ATGATGGAATGGTTAGTAGGGCTCGGGGTGGAGATGGAGAGATCAGACATGTCTTTATCAGTGAGCACACAATCAGACGGTGGTGGAGGAGGGTGTGAGTGGGGCAATGGCAACGGTATCTCGAGCCTCTTGGCACAAAAAGCCAACATACTGAAAATCAGCTTTTGGCGCATGGTCCGTGACATATTCAAGTTCAAGAACGATGCTTTGAC GTACCTGGAGTACCAAGAACATAACCCTGATCTGGATCGTACTGAGACATTGGGGCAATTCATTCAGTCGCAAGGATATTCCCTACTATTCCAAGAGGCTtatctt ATTCCAGTCTGTGCAGGCCTGTGGTCATCTTCATCAGAAGGTGTTTTGAGCTTGTCTGCTTTCTTCGTGCTATCATTTTTCCGCAACCATGACCTTCTTCAG CTGTTTCGTTACCCCCAGTTGCCCACTGTGAAGGCTCGTTCGCATTCCTTTGTAGACAAG GTAAAAGGAGCTTTGGAAAGCATGGGATGTCGAATTAAAACCAGCTGTCGGGTCAAATCAGTTTCAAGTTTTGGTGGAG CTGGCTACAGAGTCTTGGAGAATGATGGTTCAGAGGAAACATACGACAGTGTCATCCTTGGCATTCATGCACCTAATGCTCTCAAAGTACTAGGAGCTGAAGCTACACATGATGAATTGAAAGTTCTAGGTGCTTGTCAGTATGTCCAAAG GGATACATACCTCCACCGCGATCAAAATTTGATGCCCCGAAATTCGTCGGCATGGAGCGCCTGGAATTTCCTGGGGACAACTAGCAGGGGATTTTCTGTTACTTACTGGCTAAACCATATTCAG AAAATTGAATCTATCAGGCCTTTCCTGGTGACACTCAACCCCCCTTGTGTTCCGGATCATGTACTGCTTAAATGGTCTACAAGCCTTCCTGTTCTGTCTGTGGCTGCGGCGAAGGCTTATCTTCAGCTTGATCAGATCCAGGGAAAGAGAGGAATATGGTTCTGCGGGGCATATCAAA GTCACGGCTTCCATGAAGATGGATTGAAG GCTGGGAAAGCAGCAGCCCAAGGTTTGCTTGGAAAGAAGTGTGAGCTTGTGCTAAACCCAAAGCCGATGATTCCATCATGGACCGAGGCTGGGGCACGCCTTCTAGTTGCAAGATTTTTCAACCAATACGTATCCATCGGTAACTTGAC ATTTGTCGAAGAGGGAGGAAATGTGTTCAGCTTTGGTAAAGCTTGTGACAAATGCCGTGTAAAATCTGTCTTGCGAGTTCATAACCCCTTGTTCTATTGGAAG GTTGCAACAGAAGGAAACCTTGGCTTGGCAGAAGCCTATATTAATGGTTGTTTCTCCTTTCTTGACAAGAGAGAAGGCCTTCTGAATTTTCTCTTG ATTCTCATTGCTAACAGAGATGCGCGTAGGAGCTCCAGGATTGCCGGAAATAG GGGCCGGTGGACACCCTTGCATGTAATAGCTCGGTTTGCATATGCTAAATACTTTCTGGGCCAAGCCTCAAGGAAGAACACTATGACACAAAGTCGTCGAAATATCTCTCAGCACTATGATCTT AGTAACGAATTTTTCTCACTTTTTATGGACAAATCGATGACTTACTCTTGTGCAATCTTCAAG ACGGAGAATGAAAGCTTAGAAGCAGCTCAGGAACGTAAACTTAGCCTTCTAATCGAGAAG GCTAAAGTCGAGAGGGGGCATCATGTTCTTGATATCGGTTTCGGCTGGGGAAGTTTAGCAATACAAGTTGTTAAGCAAACCGGCTGCAAATACACCGGAGTCACTTTGTCGGAGGAGCAGCTTAAATATGCCGAGGGAAAAGCTAGAGAAGCTGGCTTAGAG GACCACATAACTTTTCTGCTGTGTGACTACCGTAAAATACCACCGTGCAAGTATGACGCAATCATAAGCAT CTGTATGATTGAACATGTTGGCCATGAATACTTGGGCGAATTTTTTGCCTGCTGCGAGTCTTACTTGGCTGAAGATGGCATAATGGCCCTGCAG TTCATCTCAGTTCCAGACGAACGGTATGAGCAATACAGAAGAAAGCCAGACTTCATAAAAGAGTACATATTCCCTGGTGGCTGCCTTCCTTCTTTGTCCCGTGTAATGTCTGCCATGACCACATCTTCGAGGTTCAG CATCGAGCATGTCGAGAATATTGGGCCCCATTACTACACAACTCTGATGTGCTGGATGGACAACTACACTGCTAACAGAGA TAAAATTTTGGCCCTGGGTTTTGACGAGAAGTTCATGCGTATATGGGAGTACTACCTCATATTCTCTGCGGCTTGTATGAAGGCACGGGCACTTGGAGATTACCAG GTTGTTTTATCTCGCCCAGGCAACCGTCGGCTAGACCAGCCTTTGGCTAAAGCCTAA